The Pseudomonas sp. LFM046 region CTTCGGCGGCTTGCGCCTGACCGAAACCTGTCGCCCGCTGCTGCGGGGCGAAGTGAGCCTGGAGCTGCGCCGTGATCTGTCCACCAAGGCGCCCAAGCCGGCTGCCAGCGCAGCCAGCCAACTGGTACGAAGCGAGGAGCGCGAGCAGTGGGAAGCCCTGCGGGCACTGCGTCGCAAGCTGGCGGAAGAGCACAGCGTGCCGCCCTACGTCATCTTCCCCGACGCCACACTGCTGGAAATGCTCCGCAGCCAACCCCGCAGCCTGGCCGAGATGGCGCGGGTCAGCGGTGTGGGCGCGCGCAAGCTCGACCGCTATGGCGAGGCCTTCCTCGAAGTGCTCAATGGCGCAGGGGAGGCCCCGCGCGCGGTTACTGACCTGCGCCACGAACTGGTCAGCCTGGCCCGTGCCGGCATGACGCCGGCGCAGATCGCCCGCCAGCTGAATTGCAGCGAGAAGAACGTTTACAGCCTGCTGGCCGAAACCATTGCCGGCCAGCAACTGAGCCTGGAACAGGCCCTGGATCTGCCCGAGGACCTGTTGGGTGAGATTCAGGACGCCTTCCTCGACGGTGAAGGCGAGCTGCCGCCGGTGGCGGAAATCGCCGAGCTCTTCGCCGGCCGCGTTCCTGATGGCGTCCTGCACTGCGTGCGCGCCGCCCTGCAGGCAGAGTTCGAAGCCTGACCGCCGGCGCGTCGCGCGCCCTCGAGGATGGAGGCCGAATGCGGATGCGGGCTGTCGGAAATATGACGGGGCAAAACGACGAACTTGTGACGTGCTTCTCTAGCGGCTAATGTGCGTCGGAGGCCTCCGACAGAAGAGGTAGACGTGCCCTACAACAATAATGCCGCATGGCTGAATGACGCGCGCCCCAGTCCGTACGCTGACCAGTTGGTCCTGGGATTCCGTCATTTGCGATTTACGCGTTCCCTGGAGCGCGAATACCGCAGCTATTTCCTCGAAGAGAATTTCGATCTCAAGCGCATCGCCCTCAGCGTGGGTCTGCTGATCTGGGTGGCGTTTGCCGTGCTCGATTTCTACCTGATCAGCAGCGACGCCCGCTGGGGAATGCTCGCTGTACGGATCGGCGTGCTGGGGCTGCTGCTGGTGTGTGGCGTGCTCATGGTCCAGCGCCGCCACCGCCACCTGCTGGCGCCCCTGAGCCTGGTCTGCATCGGTGCCCTCGGCATAGGCGCCGGGGCGGTGGTGGCCATCGCCCATCGCAGTGACCCCTCGTTCCCCTATGAAGGGTTGTTGCTGGTGTGCATGGCGGCCTACTTCCTGGTGGGGCTGCGCCTGGTGGAAGCGCTGGGTGTTTCACTGGTGATACTGCTGGCCTATGTGGGCCTGGAACTCTGGGCCGGGCTGCCCTGGCCGCGCCTGGTCAGCAATCTGCTGTTCCTGTTGTTCGGCAATCTGGCCGGGGCCGTTGGCTGTTACCTGCTGGAGTTCAAGTCCCGCGAGCATTTCCTCATCAGCCACCTGATGCGCGTCCTGGCCGACCACGACAGCCTTACCGGCCTCTACAACCGACGCAGTTTCAATCGTCAGCTGGAACGGTTGTGGCGCCAGGCCCAGCGTGAGCAGCATGGCCTGGCGCTGCTGCTCTGCGACGTGGACCACTTCAAGGCCTACAACGACCGCTATGGCCACCAGGCTGGCGACCAGGCGCTCCAGCAAGTGGCCCGGGTGCTGGAGGAAACCGCCCGGCGTCCCCTCGATATGGCGGTTCGCCTGGGGGGCGAGGAATTTGCCGTGCTGCTCTATGGCATCAGCGAATCGGAAGCCCGTATGTGCGCCGAAAGACTGCGTGCCGCGCTGGAAAACCAGGCCATCAGCCACGAGGCTTCGCCCACCGCGCCGGTGCTGACCATGTCCATCGGCGTCGCCTGCGTGCATCCGCTACCGGGCATGCCGCTGGCCAAGCTCTATGAGTTGTATGAGCACGCGGATCGCGCCCTGTACGAGGGCAAGGCGTTCGGACGCAATCGGGTGGTGGCCTAGTTCGTCGCTCCAGATGGCGCACACCGTGACTGTCCGGCACGGAGGCCGGTGCTAGCATCGCGGCTTTTCCCGCCACGAGCTCTGCGCATGGATAAGCTGATCCAGCCCGACGGCCAGCCCCACTACGGCATCTTTCCCGCCGCGCCGGGCCACATCAATTACCGCGACTTCGATTTCCGCTCACCCATGGGGCGTCGCCTTGGCGCGCTGGCGAAATGGCGGCGCTTCCACCAGTTTCAGTACTTCGGCCTGCTCAGCGACGAACTGATCGGAGGCTGCGCCCTGGCCAACCTGAGCCTGGTGGGGGTGGGTTTCGTCTACCTCTTCCATCCCAGCAGCGGGCGCATGATCGAGCGCCAGTTCAAACTGCCTCTGGGATTTGGCACCAGGTTCTCCCAGACCCCGGATGACGGCGTCTGCGAACTGCGCCAGGGCGGCAATCTGCTGCGCCTCGAGAACCATGCCGCCACCCGGGAAAAGCGCCTGCTGGTGGAGCTGGACGACGGCACGCGCATCGATGCCTGCTTCAGCGAGCGGGAACCGGCCTTCCAGCCCATGTGCATCTGCACGCCGACGGCGGTGAACGGCTGGGTCTATGCGCAGAAGGTCGCGGGTGTCGCCTGCCGAGGTGAAGTGAGGAGCGAGCTGGGGAATTTCGACCTCGGCCAGATAGGCGCCTTCGCCCATCACGACTGGTCCGCTGGCTACATGCGGCCGGAAACCAACTGGAACTGGGCGTGTCTGTCCGGCCTCGCCGATGGGCGGCGGGTAGGCCTGAACCTGTCCTGTGGGGTGAACGAGACCAGCTTCACCGAGAACTGCTTCTGGCTGGACGGCGAATTGCTCAAGGTGGACAGCGTGCGCTTCGAGTTCGATCGCGATCGGCCGCTGCATACCTGGACCATCACGTCCCAGGACGGCCAGGTGGCGCTGACCTTCGAAGGCGAGGGCCTGCATCAGGAGCGTCTGAACCTTGGTGTCATCGCCAGCAATTTCAAACAGGTATTCGGACGGTTTTGCGGCGAATTGCGGCCGTTTGGGCGTCCTCCAGTCGTGATCGACGAGATGTGGGGCTTCGTCGAGGACCAGTATGTGAAGTGGTAAGACAGAGGGGGCTTGCTCGCGGCAATCGGCTATGATTAGCTGGCTAATAATTAGTATAAGAAGTCCGAGTCATTCCGATGTCTTACCCCGATCAACACCGTTTCGCGATGCAGCTCGCGCAGATGTCACGCGCGTGGCGTGCCGAACTTGACCGCCGCCTTGCCGGCATGGGCCTTTCCCAGGCTCGCTGGCTGGTGCTGCTGCACCTCTCCCGTTTCAGTGAACTGCCCACCCAGCGTGAGCTGGCCAAGAGTGTCGGTGTCGAAGGTCCGACCCTGGCGCGCCTGCTGGACAGTCTGGAAGCCCAGGGCCTGATCCAGCGCATGGCGGTGGCTGAGGATCGCCGGGCGAAGAAGATCTCCCTGTGCCCGCCGGCCCGTCCGCTGATCGAGAAGATCGAAGCCATTTCCAGTCAGTTGCGCCAGGAACTCTTCGCCGGCATTGACGACGAGGAGCTGCGCCACTGCCAACAGGTCCACGCGCGGATACTGGCGAACCTGGACCGGCTCTGATGGGGCAGGACCTGGAAGCGCTGCACGGGCGCTTCGGCGCCCGCTATCCGCAATGGCTGCTGGGCCTGTTGATGCTCGGCAGCATGGCGATGATCCTTGCCTCCACCAGCATCAACGTCGCATTGCCGGCGATCATGGCCGACTTCCACGTTGGACGGCCGCTGGCGCAATGGCTTTCCACCGGGTTCCTCGCGGCCATGACGGCCGGTCTGCTGCTGGCTGCATGGTGCCAGGCGCGACTGGGGGCGCGGCGTACCGTGCAGCTCGGTCTGGGTTTGTTCAGCCTGGCGTCGCTTCTGGCACTGGTGGCGAGCTCCGCCTGGCAATTGATCGCCCTGCGCATCCTCATGGGGGCCTGCGCCGGCATCATCCAGCCCCTGGCCATGGTGCTGATCTTCCGCGTCTACTCCGACGGCGGGCGAGGCATGGCCCTGGGCATCTATGGGCTGGGCATCATGGTGGCGCCGACCCTGGGGCCGACCGTAGGTGGCTTCCTGATCGACCATTTCGGCTGGGGAGCGGTGTTCTGGCTGCCGCTACCCTTGTGCCTGCTGGCACTGCTGGGCGCCCAGTGGCTGATGCCCAGCGACCGTAACCGCAGCACCCCCGGCGTCGACTTGCCGGCCTTCGCCATGCTGAGCATCGCGCTCTTCGCCGTGCTGGGCGCTCTGGCGGAGGCGCAGCGCTTCGGCTGGCTAGCCCCGAGCGCCTGGATACCGGGGCTGCTCGGCCTGGCCAGTGCTGCCGCGTTCCTGCGCCGCAGCCGGACCTCTGCGAGGCCCCTGTTACCGTTGCCGCTCTGGCGTCATGCGGCGTTCCGCAAGGCCAGCTGGGTCGCCCTGGTGCTGGGCCTGGGACTCTACGGTTCTACCTACCTGATCCCGCTGTACCTGCAAACAGTCGAAGGCTACAGCGCTGGCGAAGCGGGGCTCCTGCTACTGCCGGCTGGCGTGGTGCTGGGTCTGGCGTCGTTCCTGGGGGGCTGGGCCAGTGATCGGCTGTCGGCAGCGTCGATGCTGGTTGTCGGTCTGCTGGTCTTTGCCTTGTCCTCGGCGGCCCTGGGGATGGCGGGGACGGGCGCGTCATTCCTGGCGCTTTGTGGCTGGACCTGCGTCGGCCGCCTGGGGCTCGGCTTGCTGCTACCGGCGATGAGTACCGGAGCCCTGGACGTTCTCAACCCGGATGAGCTGGCCCTGGGAGCAGGCGCCATCACGTTCGTGCGCCAATTGGGTGGTGCCTTCGGGGTCAATCTGCTGACCTTCTTCCTCGAGTGGCGTCACGCCGCCGCCGGAGGTGACGCGGCGGCCGAATTCCTGGCCTTCGAGCAGAGTTTCTGGCTGGTTGCGCTACTCTTCCTGATGGCCGTTATTCCGGCCCGGGGCGTGCGTCCTGCAAGGACTTGAGCGTGCAAATCGCACGATGAAAAATTTGTCAAGTCCCTAGCGAAATCTTTCCTATAGTGGAGTAAGCTACACAGCAAGTTTGTGGCCAGCTGCCATTATGGCGGATGAGGGAGCAGGAAGCCCGCCATTACTGATCTGCAGTGGGATGGATAAGGAGTGACGTCCCACTATCATCGCGGTTTTTAGGTCAACGCATTTCGCGTCGTTTCAAGGGTGCCCGGACGTGGCATCAGAAGCGTGGAACGTGAGTGCGATTGACTGGGGAGGACATATGGCAAGGGTTCACAAGCTCCTTCTGACGCTTGCTTCCGGCTCTGCGCTTTATTCAGGCCTGGTACCGGCTTTGGGGCTGGGCGAGATTACCCTGCACTCCGCCCTGAACCAGCCGCTGGATGCCGAAATCGAACTCCTCGAGGTCGGTGACCTCAACGACAGCGAGATCAAGGTCAGCCTGGCCTCTGCCGACGCTTTCCAGCGTGCTGGCGTCGATCGCTACATCTTCCTCAACGACTTGCGTTTCAGCCCGGTGATCCGTGGCTCGTCCAGCCGCATTCGTGTGGTGTCCAGCAAGCCGGTCGTCGAGCCCTACCTGAATTTCATTGTTGAAGTGGCGCGCCCCAACGGCCGCCTGTTGCGTGAATACACGCTGCTTCTGGATCCCCCGGGGTCCGCCGCCTATGCCGCCAGCGCCGCGCCGGTCAGCTCGATGCCAGCGCTTCCCGTGGCAGCCCGGCCCCAGGCGCCTGTGTCGCCCAAGGCCGCGCCGGCAGCCACCCAAGGCAAGCGTTACCAGGTCGTTCGCGGCGACAGTCTCTGGGCTATCGCCAAGCGGCTCAGTGCCGGCAGTGGCATGACTCAGAAGCAGATGGCGGATGGCATCCACGCACTCAATACCCAGGCTTTCCCCGGCGGCGACATCAATCGCCTGCACGTCGGCCAGTCGTTGCTTCTGCCGGATGACGCCGTCCTGGCCAGCGCCCCGGCGCCGGTTGCGGAGACCGTTGAAGCCGTGGCTCCTGTCGCAGCACCCGTCGAGTCTCCAGTCGCTGCCACTCCCGCGGGCCCGTCCCTGGCTGAGCTGAACCAGGTGCAGCAGAGCGTGGACAGCCGCCTCGCCCAGAGCGAAGCCGAGCGCGCCCAGCTACGCCAGGACATCGCCGCCCTGGAAGCCCAACTGGAAACCATGCAGGAGCAGTTGAAGGGCAGCGACCAGCAGATGGCTGCGCTGCAGGCCCAGGTTCA contains the following coding sequences:
- a CDS encoding GGDEF domain-containing protein, with translation MNDARPSPYADQLVLGFRHLRFTRSLEREYRSYFLEENFDLKRIALSVGLLIWVAFAVLDFYLISSDARWGMLAVRIGVLGLLLVCGVLMVQRRHRHLLAPLSLVCIGALGIGAGAVVAIAHRSDPSFPYEGLLLVCMAAYFLVGLRLVEALGVSLVILLAYVGLELWAGLPWPRLVSNLLFLLFGNLAGAVGCYLLEFKSREHFLISHLMRVLADHDSLTGLYNRRSFNRQLERLWRQAQREQHGLALLLCDVDHFKAYNDRYGHQAGDQALQQVARVLEETARRPLDMAVRLGGEEFAVLLYGISESEARMCAERLRAALENQAISHEASPTAPVLTMSIGVACVHPLPGMPLAKLYELYEHADRALYEGKAFGRNRVVA
- a CDS encoding DUF2804 domain-containing protein, which codes for MDKLIQPDGQPHYGIFPAAPGHINYRDFDFRSPMGRRLGALAKWRRFHQFQYFGLLSDELIGGCALANLSLVGVGFVYLFHPSSGRMIERQFKLPLGFGTRFSQTPDDGVCELRQGGNLLRLENHAATREKRLLVELDDGTRIDACFSEREPAFQPMCICTPTAVNGWVYAQKVAGVACRGEVRSELGNFDLGQIGAFAHHDWSAGYMRPETNWNWACLSGLADGRRVGLNLSCGVNETSFTENCFWLDGELLKVDSVRFEFDRDRPLHTWTITSQDGQVALTFEGEGLHQERLNLGVIASNFKQVFGRFCGELRPFGRPPVVIDEMWGFVEDQYVKW
- a CDS encoding MarR family transcriptional regulator; its protein translation is MSYPDQHRFAMQLAQMSRAWRAELDRRLAGMGLSQARWLVLLHLSRFSELPTQRELAKSVGVEGPTLARLLDSLEAQGLIQRMAVAEDRRAKKISLCPPARPLIEKIEAISSQLRQELFAGIDDEELRHCQQVHARILANLDRL
- a CDS encoding DHA2 family efflux MFS transporter permease subunit, whose amino-acid sequence is MGQDLEALHGRFGARYPQWLLGLLMLGSMAMILASTSINVALPAIMADFHVGRPLAQWLSTGFLAAMTAGLLLAAWCQARLGARRTVQLGLGLFSLASLLALVASSAWQLIALRILMGACAGIIQPLAMVLIFRVYSDGGRGMALGIYGLGIMVAPTLGPTVGGFLIDHFGWGAVFWLPLPLCLLALLGAQWLMPSDRNRSTPGVDLPAFAMLSIALFAVLGALAEAQRFGWLAPSAWIPGLLGLASAAAFLRRSRTSARPLLPLPLWRHAAFRKASWVALVLGLGLYGSTYLIPLYLQTVEGYSAGEAGLLLLPAGVVLGLASFLGGWASDRLSAASMLVVGLLVFALSSAALGMAGTGASFLALCGWTCVGRLGLGLLLPAMSTGALDVLNPDELALGAGAITFVRQLGGAFGVNLLTFFLEWRHAAAGGDAAAEFLAFEQSFWLVALLFLMAVIPARGVRPART